ATGAAAATGTCACCAATTTATCACGTAAAGAGAGTTAAAACGCCAATATTGTTTATACACGGAGAGAACGATTCCAGATGTCCTATAGAACAGGCCGAACAATTTTACACGGCTTTGAAGATAAACGGAGTGGAAACAAAACTTGTCAGAAGTATCGGTGATTCACATGAACATGCCCGAAAAGGAAACCCAGAGAACATGAGAAAGAGGCTAGAACTCAAACTTGAATGGTTCAAATCACATTCTAAATAGTTTAGTATTACACGATCATCTTAATACTAAATTTACTATTAAGTACCTTTTTCTAACGTAGTGTCCCAAATCTTGTGTATTTACAAAGGATATCTCCTCTAGAGCATCTTAATTTCTCATATATGCATTTATAGTATTCCCTTAATGGCCTTCGATGATCTTTCATTTATTTCTATAGAACGAAGATAGATTATCCTCATCGTACTCTTCTGAAGGCAATGAACCAGAGATCTTTATTCTCCTACTTATCTTATGTTCGTTAATTCGATGAGATTAGTAGAATGTATCGATCTCCTTATTTATTAGACCAATAGTATTTTAGGAGTGAGTTTAAGTTCTTCTCCATATTGTATATTATTTCTCATTATTTGAGTAACATTTGTTTTTAGTTCCCTGGATATGTTCAATGCCTCTTTTAGTTTGTGATAGGAATCGATATGATCACGATCATAAAATCTTATATTTGATACTTCTTCGATATATTCCTATATTACGTATCGGCTATGAACAAAGTAGGCCCTTACATACCTCTGTTATAGAGATCAATAAGTACATTCCTGTAGGCGATGCGTTTCTCAACAGGATTCATGTAAAATTGTAGGATTTTTAATTGTCCGTTATATCGTATCACCATTGCAAATATTACATGTCCGTTTGTACTGTATCCCTTCTCAATGAAAAGAACATTGTATCTATGAATACTGTACGTACTTATACGATTTCCGTTGTAAACATCCCTCTATCTCCAGAGTTGTTATGACTGTTATTCGTGATGTTATTGATTTGCTGTATCTATTGTGAAATAATTATTCTAGGATATCAGCAATCTTCCCTGTTGGCATATCCTTTGTAGACATTGGTATTATTCTGTCCATAACAATATTCAATTGATACTTATCAAACAAAGCAGTATAGAATTAATTTTTACAATCCGTACGCACATGTATCATCGATCCTTCCATACCTTGCTCCAAAATACATCTCGTAAGAACCGTTTCTTTGCACTCCTTTTTGTTCAATGAATTTAGGGAAATAACCGTTTAGAGATTACGTGAATTATTTTAGAGCCGATCTAACATCTCATATGTCTCTTTATCCAGTTCTTCCACTATATCTTGCTTCCTCTTGGAAAAGGTATTTTTTTATGAAATTTTTATCATTATCGTACTAGAATCACACAAAATTTGGATACTATCCCATTTCTGTGACTGGTCAGATCAAAAGCTTTATAACTTGCGAATATACACGTTTCCATTATGATTAACTTTATTAATATTAACCCAGTTTATTCTGGGATATATAAAATAACAAGATCCTATTACGAATCACTTGAAGATAAAAATATAGAAGCTAAATGGATAAACATCAGATTCGACGCAAGACATAATTTTAGTGAATTTATTAATCCACCTCTATACCATTTTACTCAACTAGTAGGAAACGGATACTTTCTTAATCAACTGGTAAACAGGTTTCTGAAGCTGAACACTGGAAATATTTTTTCAATTTTAACATCTCCAGATATATATGTTAGCAATGTAAAAAATGTTCTATACGTTATTCATGATTTCTTCCCAGTCGATGACGAGCTCTCGGAGGAAAGAACTGAGAAAGTAAGGATTATTGATAAAATAGGAACTAAGAATGTTTTTAATTATATATTAAGGAACGACATCCCTGTTATAACGCCATCCATTTTCGTTGCTAATATCGCAAGGAATAAAGGATATAACGTTATCACTCCACTTTATTATAAAAAAAGGATGTCAGAAATAAAAAGGGTAAGAGAGACGGTGAAAACAATATTATCTATTGGAAGTAACGATCAAAGAAAAAGACCTGATTTGGTAATTGATTTTCTCAATTCGCTTCCTGCCGAATACACATTCATAAGAGTTGGTGGCGATCTCTCAACGCTGCATGGAAAGGAAATAAAACCAAAATGCAAATTTGAATACTACCATAATTTAAGCGAAGATCAACTCGATGCTTTATATAATAGGGCTGACATATTATTTTTCCCCTCTGAGAAAGAAGGGCTTGGTTTGCCGATTATAGAGGCATTAATTCATCGTATTCCAGTACTTATTAATTCAAAGCTTGAAACAGCGAAAGAACTAGACTACGGGATGGGGACTTTTATATATTTCGAGGATGTAAATGATATAGATCTAGAAACGGTTTATGATAAGAGACCGGATTTCGATGGATGGTACAAAAAATATTCAGAAATCAGCGAAGGTCAACTTAATAATTTGGTAGATTTTATAAAAGGAAGGTAGGAATAATGCAATACCTTCTTTAAAAAGTATATGCTGTTATTCGTACATGTTTCGTCTTCCAATACGCGCTTTATGATCTGTATAATCAAATGTTGCTTTTTCTTAGGGATACGTTTCATTACATTCCTCATGAAGTGTAGATGGCAGTATTGTCGATATATAAAAAACATCTCGATGATATTTCCGAGCAATTAGATAATTAATTACATTTCGTGTATATATGTATTATAGGTATTATTCCAGGATTATATAATCCAAAGCTTTCTCTTTTCTTCAATATATCCAGAATCCATTTGTTTCGAAAAACGAACATATCTGATATTCGTTTTATCCGGTTTTTCTTTAACTGCATTGAGCTTTATTTTTCGGTATCCTTTTCGATAAGATCTTTCTTTTCGTTGGGTCAGGAACGTACTTATGCTTCCTTCGCTATTTTCAATTTCTCTGCACATTCGCTCACCTAAATTTCCAAACATTGCTGGGCCTTTTCGATTTTACAACAGAATCTGTATACTATCAATTTGATGCACTTAAGATCTATATGTTAAGTAATTTAATCATAACCGTTTTAAACGGGGTGTTACAAAGATTAAATATTGTCAGATATAGGTATATGAATACCGTATATAGTTTGACCCATTTTCTTCTCCTTAAATTAAAAATATTAGGCTTAATTTTTTTGCTCTTTAGTATATAGATGAGCATTGAACGTTTAACTTCCGACTTAGCATAGGATTTACATGAGTAGAAATTTAGAAAAAGACATTCCATGTTATATCTAAAGTTTATGAGCTCCTTCAAAAATTTATTTTCGAAGATTTGTAACATAAAAAAAGAAGCTTCGCAATATCCTTTAAGAATGTTTGCTTTCAACAACGCGTATTGTTGGGTATCAATTTTGTCATTTATCCTTATTCCCATATTGCTTGCACTTGCATGATATCTATAATACGTTAAGAAGGCTTTATCTACATAAATGTATGTGCTTTCATTCAATGCACAAAATAACATGAAGTCGTCCAGATGGGTTATTAAGCTACTTAAATTATCAGCATACTTGGCATAATACGACCTTCTTATTGAGATAGAGCTCATATTAAATAACATCGGATTTATGTCAAGCGGACTCTTTCGTACTTCTGTAGAATTCAACTTTCTTTCGTTTAACACGCCGTTTTTCCTTATTTCCTTACCATTTTCATCTATGATTATTTGGTTATTGTGGTAATATACTATATCTGGGTTTTCTCTAAATTTTCTATATACAGTTTCCAGCTTCTGTCGATCGAACATATCATCGTCTTCCAAAAATGATACTATCTCACCCTCTGACGCCTTGAGTGCTTCAGATATTTTTCCGCCCAGTGATTTATTCTCGCTTATTATTCCTTTAATATTATTTTCTTTAATGAAATTATCTATCGTATCCTCCTGAAAATTTTTGATAACTATAATTTCATAATATTTTCTGTCTAATGTTTGATTCAATGCACTTTTTATAGCATCCAACAAAAATTCCTTTCTATTGTAGGCTGTTATAATGACTGAAATATACTTCATGCTGGATGAATATGGAACAAGTGTTTATTACTTTTTTTAGATTAATAAATAGACATTAAAAACTTAGTATACAAAACTTTCAAAAGTTACAGATTGTGGTGTAATTTCCCAGTTATGCGTTAATAAATACTATCTCCTTTAAAGCATTTCTATGATCTAATCCCTACATCCATACAATCATATTAGTACTGAGAGTTTAACCTTTGTTCATTTTGGTCCATCTAATGTATATTACTTCCATAGCACCATCATCTGGAGGTAAATAATTCATTGATCTTTATTCTATTTCCTATCTTATAGTTTATTTCAGCAGGTTGTCGAACTTATTGATCTTACTATTATTTCTAGATAATAGTTTTTTGAAGGTACATTCAAGTTTTTCTCAATACTGTACACAATTCCGTCTTATCTACGTACTATTTTTTTGAATACACTAAATATCTTCAAGAATTCCATTTATAGAAATAATAACGTGTATTTGGGGATCGAAGTCTACACGCCCATTATCCAGAACACAAATATTCTATCTGAAATGCCAGGACTAAGGCAGAATAGAGATCTTATGTATGTGATCTGTGCCATAGTACCTAGATTAAATGCCCATATTTGAATAATATCTACAAACAAATGTTAAGTATGAAATCAAATGCAAAGATCACATATGATATAGAAAGTGCATTAGCTTCGAATACCTTAACTCCATCATTAAATAAGGGTTTGGGTATTATGGGAAGTTAGGGGACTTAAGCCCATATCAAATAAGTTTTTCTTCAAGTACATGTATCGAATAAGAATTATAAAGCTAGCATTAATGAACTATAAAAAGGCAAAACAATCGCTTGAACATCCAATCGAAGGTACGATAAAGATCGCTTTTGGAAAAATTCCATTCAAGGTTAAGTACAAAGATGGTCACGTCTTCGAGAATTATGACCCCTTCAAATTTTACGATATTAGATCAGCTCCACAAAAGGATTTCGTATACTTCTTCAAAGGAAAGAAGATCCTGATAAAACACGCAGAAAGGGGAGAAGCAGAAGAAATCTTTGTTCACAATTCGTAAAAATGGCTTCCAGTGGAGGGTAGGAAAGTTTTAGACATCGGAGCCAACATAGGAGATTCAGCTATTTATTTCGCATTAAAAGGAGCAGCACATGTTTACGCGTTTGAGGTAGTTCCATCCACATCTGAGATATGTAAAGAAAATGTTAGGCTTAATAATTTAGATGGAAAAATTACTGTTTTTAATTATGGATTAACATAAGGAAGTTTGAGGTCTATGGATATCAACTCTATCTAATTACGTAATATTCAATACTTTTTGTGTTCCGAATGCTGTGCCCTAATAATGAAATGAACGGCATAATTCATAACTGTATCAACAAAGTAAATTCATCTGGCATAGTTTTCCATTATGCACTCTATATAGAAACAAGAATTATTTATCTGTTTATTCCTTTATTTAGTTCGAAAAACTATTCTAAGCACACACCCTCAAGGTTATGATGAGGCCAACCGTATTTTCAAGCAAGGCTGTTATATCAAGTTCATCCCTGAGCGCTTCATTGGCTGGCGCAAAAATAATTGAAAAAGGGGGCAATATATTTGATGCAGCTATTGCAGTCAGTTCTGTATTGTCCGTTACTCAGAACAACTTATGCGGATTAGGAGGGGATGCCTTTGCCCTGGTTAGATACAATGGAAGAGTTAAAGGATACAACGGCAGTGGGAAATCTTCAAGAAATGTGAATAGGGGATTATATTTTGAACTAGGGTACAGCAGGATACCTGAAAGGGGCATTTATTCCGCAATTACTGTACCTGGCTTGGTTGATCTATGGAATTCCTTATATTTAGAGTACGCAACGATGAGGTTTTCTGATCTTATTTCTGATGCAATAAAATATGCGGAAACCGGGTTTTACATAACAAGACATTATGAAGAATCTCTAATTGCTTCTTCGCCTATTCTTGGTCAATATAACTGGTCCAATCAATTCATGCCATATGGAAAAATACCAGCTGAAGGTGATCTATTTATACAAAAAGATCTTGCAGGTACGCTGAGAGAAATCGCAGAGGAAGGCCCCAGATCATTTTACGACGGCTACCTTTCAGATATAATATTCAAGGCTATGGAAAAAACAAATTTATTAATTGATTCTAAAGATCTATCCGATCACAAAACACTAGCTGCGAATCCAGTAAAGAGCACCTATATGGACTATGATGTATTCGAGACTGCACCAAACAGCCAAGGTGCTACAGTAAACTACTGGCTGGCTCTACTTGAACAAAAAATACAAAATAAAATACCTAGACCAGTGGATATAGTTGAGAGTGGCTTGGAAGCATACCGATGGCGTTCTATGTTCATTGGTGATCCAGAGAGAATGCCATTTAATGGCGATCTTCTAAGCAAAGGTGCGGGCCCATATTATAATAATCCTAGAGTTCCTGAAGACAAGGGGGATACTACCTACTTTTCGATTTCCGACGCAAATGGCAATTCTATATCGATGATACAGAGCAACTACATGGGCTTCGGTTCCGGAATAATACCGGAAGGCACGGGCTTCGTGCTTCAGAACAGGGGGTCCTACTTCACGCTTGACGACAAACACCACAACTCTTTGGAACCTAGGAAACGTACGTTCCATACATTAGCAGCTTGCATAATAGAAAAGGATGGCGAATTAGTTTACTCTTTAGGAACTATGGGCGGGGATATACAGCCACAGGTTCAGGTACAGATCATAACTGGTCTCATCAATCAAGACCTAATGCCACAGGAAGCCATTGAGAGACCGAGGTGGGCGTTCCCAGCAACAATATACGAACAGCCATCGGTGCTAAACGTAGAAGATACTTCCCTAATAAATGAAAATGAGACAAGGCTCAGGATTAACCCGATGAAATACTCTTCATCGTTTGGAACAGCACAGGTTACAGCACTACTTAATGGAAGAGTAGCTGGTGGTTCCGATCCAAGAGGAGATGGGTTTTCGATCCCTGTTTAATTAACAATATATAGAAAAACGTCAAATTAAAATATATATCTTATATTCGACATTGTATGCAGTCAACACGAAACATAGTATCAAATAACAAGATATGGATGTTGATCATTTTCGTAGTGGGTGCAATTCCCGCTCTAGTATCTGACTTCGATGGTTCAGCTTATACATACGCAGCACCATACATACTCTCAAGAATTAGCCTCCCCACATTTTATTTCGGCATATTGATAAGTGGATATGCCGCAGGGATCGCTATATTTAGTCTCGTAGGCGGCTTCATGTTCGATAGGTTTTCGCCTAAATCTACGGTAGTTTACTCAGTACTGCTTTTTTCAATATTCACAATATTAACGGGTTATTCAACGAATGCGATTGAACTTGTAATATCGAGGGTCTTGGTTGGATTCGGAGTTGGAATGTTCCAGTCTGCTTCAGTTTCATTCCTCGGAGACGCAAACCCCGAGACAAGAGGCGCCGGAGTAATGGTCTGGGGTGTCCTCGCAGGTCTCGGCACTTTTATTGCGCCATATATAATCTTGCCCTTTCTTCCAAACTACAGAATACCTTTCCTAATATCTGGAATACTTGGCTTTATAGTAGCAGCTGTGTTTTATTTCGTGGTGCCTCCTGTGTTCAAAAAGGAGGAAAAGCTGAAAAATCCATTTAGACACGTATTGAACAGGTATTCAGTATTCCCGATGGTATCGATGTTCTTCTTCGGTTTCACCTTGCTGGGCCTTCTTGGCTATTACTCGGATTTCCTCAGCAGTGTGGTCGGCTTCGGAAAGACAAGTGTCGCAATAATCATCTCTTTCCTAGGTGTAGGTGGTGTTATATTCGGAATACCAGCAGGCATATTCAGCGATATGGTGGGCAGGAAGATTGTACTAATAATAGCCATAACGCTCATCTCGATCTCCATGCTTGCAATAACTTACGCGCCAAGGGATTTAATTCTATTTCTGCTTGCGACACTGGCTTTCGGCACCGGCTGGAGCATATTTTCAATACTCAGCCCTGCAACTGGGCAGGATATGGTTCGTGACGAGGCTGTCGGTAGCGTTAGTGGTGCCATATTGATGACTTTTAATATAGGTGGCATCATAGGGCCGCTTATGATCGGTCTAATCCTGGCCAAAGGCTTCACGCTTAGGGCAGGCTTCCTCTACTTTATCGATATACCCGCTATCCTAGCACTGCTCCTTACAATTGCAATGAAATATCCTAAGAATATAAAGGAGATAGTAAAGCAGCAGCTTTTAGAAGATGCTTCAATTTCAAAATAAGTATATAAATTTATTTTTTAGGGAGCTCGATCTTATACTTCTCTAGATCCGCAAGTACCATCTCAATTGCTCTCTCAAGCTGGGGATCTACATTTACATTATACATCTCAGGCGGATACTCTATTACAACATCAGGATCTACGCCGTAATTTTCAACGGAAAATCCAGATCCTTTGAACCAAAACGCATACTCTGGCTGTGATAAAACAGTCCCATCTATTAGCTTTCTCCTTGGAGATATGCCAACCACGCCTCCCCACGTTCTTGTTCCAATGAGAGTCCCGAGATGGAGCGCCTTAAAGGAATAGCTGAATATATCTCCGTCAGAACCTGCATATTCATTTGTGATTGCTATCATTGGCCCTTCAATTGAATTCATAGGATATGGTTCCAAAGTCCCGCGTCTTGGGTTATCGTATCCTAGCCTCTTCATGTATAGCTTCTCGAGTATAAGCTGTGAAACAAAGCCACCACCGTTAAATCTAACATCTACGATCAGGCCATTCCTTGAAGCTTCCGTTACATATTGCCTGTAGAATTCGTTGAGGCCCATTATGCCCATGTCCGGAATGTGTATGTAACCGATTCTTCCATTTGTTCTTTCGTGTACAAATTTCTTGTTCTTCTCAACCCATGCCCTGTACCTTATATACCTGTCGTCCTGGAGTACATCCACAAATCCAGACCTAACTGAATTATCTTTTTTCCTTATTTTTACCAATACAGAACGATTCCCCTTGCCTACGAGTGCTTCGTATATACTCTTACCCTT
This genomic stretch from Thermoplasma volcanium GSS1 harbors:
- a CDS encoding glycosyltransferase, whose translation is MINFININPVYSGIYKITRSYYESLEDKNIEAKWINIRFDARHNFSEFINPPLYHFTQLVGNGYFLNQLVNRFLKLNTGNIFSILTSPDIYVSNVKNVLYVIHDFFPVDDELSEERTEKVRIIDKIGTKNVFNYILRNDIPVITPSIFVANIARNKGYNVITPLYYKKRMSEIKRVRETVKTILSIGSNDQRKRPDLVIDFLNSLPAEYTFIRVGGDLSTLHGKEIKPKCKFEYYHNLSEDQLDALYNRADILFFPSEKEGLGLPIIEALIHRIPVLINSKLETAKELDYGMGTFIYFEDVNDIDLETVYDKRPDFDGWYKKYSEISEGQLNNLVDFIKGR
- a CDS encoding glycosyltransferase family 2 protein, with protein sequence MKYISVIITAYNRKEFLLDAIKSALNQTLDRKYYEIIVIKNFQEDTIDNFIKENNIKGIISENKSLGGKISEALKASEGEIVSFLEDDDMFDRQKLETVYRKFRENPDIVYYHNNQIIIDENGKEIRKNGVLNERKLNSTEVRKSPLDINPMLFNMSSISIRRSYYAKYADNLSSLITHLDDFMLFCALNESTYIYVDKAFLTYYRYHASASNMGIRINDKIDTQQYALLKANILKGYCEASFFMLQIFENKFLKELINFRYNMECLFLNFYSCKSYAKSEVKRSMLIYILKSKKIKPNIFNLRRRKWVKLYTVFIYLYLTIFNLCNTPFKTVMIKLLNI
- a CDS encoding FkbM family methyltransferase, with protein sequence MEGRKVLDIGANIGDSAIYFALKGAAHVYAFEVVPSTSEICKENVRLNNLDGKITVFNYGLT
- a CDS encoding gamma-glutamyltransferase family protein, encoding MRPTVFSSKAVISSSSLSASLAGAKIIEKGGNIFDAAIAVSSVLSVTQNNLCGLGGDAFALVRYNGRVKGYNGSGKSSRNVNRGLYFELGYSRIPERGIYSAITVPGLVDLWNSLYLEYATMRFSDLISDAIKYAETGFYITRHYEESLIASSPILGQYNWSNQFMPYGKIPAEGDLFIQKDLAGTLREIAEEGPRSFYDGYLSDIIFKAMEKTNLLIDSKDLSDHKTLAANPVKSTYMDYDVFETAPNSQGATVNYWLALLEQKIQNKIPRPVDIVESGLEAYRWRSMFIGDPERMPFNGDLLSKGAGPYYNNPRVPEDKGDTTYFSISDANGNSISMIQSNYMGFGSGIIPEGTGFVLQNRGSYFTLDDKHHNSLEPRKRTFHTLAACIIEKDGELVYSLGTMGGDIQPQVQVQIITGLINQDLMPQEAIERPRWAFPATIYEQPSVLNVEDTSLINENETRLRINPMKYSSSFGTAQVTALLNGRVAGGSDPRGDGFSIPV
- a CDS encoding MFS transporter, which translates into the protein MQSTRNIVSNNKIWMLIIFVVGAIPALVSDFDGSAYTYAAPYILSRISLPTFYFGILISGYAAGIAIFSLVGGFMFDRFSPKSTVVYSVLLFSIFTILTGYSTNAIELVISRVLVGFGVGMFQSASVSFLGDANPETRGAGVMVWGVLAGLGTFIAPYIILPFLPNYRIPFLISGILGFIVAAVFYFVVPPVFKKEEKLKNPFRHVLNRYSVFPMVSMFFFGFTLLGLLGYYSDFLSSVVGFGKTSVAIIISFLGVGGVIFGIPAGIFSDMVGRKIVLIIAITLISISMLAITYAPRDLILFLLATLAFGTGWSIFSILSPATGQDMVRDEAVGSVSGAILMTFNIGGIIGPLMIGLILAKGFTLRAGFLYFIDIPAILALLLTIAMKYPKNIKEIVKQQLLEDASISK